One window of Paenibacillus sp. FSL K6-3182 genomic DNA carries:
- a CDS encoding extracellular solute-binding protein codes for MESVNKYGIVKVVLLVTLSAVCILPQSFQSKGISTVKAASNAADTSEAISEQMLGSKSENGYDQYLVKHQNAPRPGQEIIIPGDTFSKVVDMKANVVNDMAGLAGNAVESDETGSISWEFDVTNEGLYNIAILFYPMEGKGADIDRELLLDGEAPFAESRNLVFGRVWTSKAEIARDKRGNDTHVQQVELPMWQETYARSADGRHNEPYLYYFTQGKHSITLVSAKEKMLIRSIKLNQVEQAKDYEAVAAEYESNGYKDASDVMIKVQGELADLKSSQVLYPMMDRSSPSTEPYHMSQIRLNTIGGFNWAESGQWMTWDIEVPEDGLYHIGIKYKQSFQRGMISYRKMYIDGKLPFQEADGIAFGFSTNWEMNELGDGKSPYQFYLTKGKHEIKLEVTLGEMALLLRTVESSVLDLNYIFRRIIMVTGAVPDEYRDYQLDKKIPEMIEVFTKQIEVLKSIVERVEKISGGSSDRTASLNRLIFQLQDMVDAPETIARRLETFKSNTSSLGDWIYSINYMPLSIDYLVIASPDKKMPAVKAKFFKRMKHQVGTFMLSFFTDYNVLGSTEKGSKKITVWMTQGIDQAKIAKRLIDESFTPETGVAVDIKVVSEGVLMQAMLAGRGPDVSFALPEDKPVNYALRNAVEDLSKYPGFDKVKQRFHESALVPYEFNKGTFALPIEQQFPVLFYRKDILEEMNLEIPQTWEDVFEIIPELQKQNLLFGFPIQVLVKTGANVQDNATLPVNFTFGTMLFQNGGEIYRKGDKASALDTEVSVKSFIDWTELYTTYKLPLTTDFVNRFRSGEMPIAIADYTRFNLINVVAPELKGLWNFTLVPGLEQADGSIHREVPATGTAAIMLKDSKHKEEAWSFLDWWTSTDVQAKYSLEIEAIFGPAGRTSTANLEAVARIPWQVKDYNVLMEQWKWAKGLPEVAGGYFTGRHLDNAFRSVVISNEDPREAIDHYTKFINEEIVKKRKEFGLPN; via the coding sequence ATGGAAAGCGTCAATAAATATGGAATAGTCAAGGTAGTACTTTTAGTGACGCTATCTGCTGTGTGTATCCTGCCCCAGAGCTTTCAATCAAAGGGGATATCCACGGTAAAGGCAGCCTCAAATGCTGCTGATACTTCTGAAGCTATCTCGGAGCAGATGCTCGGTAGTAAGAGTGAGAACGGATACGACCAATATTTGGTGAAGCATCAGAATGCGCCTAGGCCAGGGCAAGAGATTATCATCCCAGGAGATACCTTCTCTAAAGTGGTAGACATGAAGGCTAACGTCGTTAACGACATGGCTGGATTGGCGGGCAATGCGGTTGAATCGGATGAAACGGGAAGTATCTCATGGGAGTTCGATGTAACGAATGAAGGCTTATATAATATTGCAATACTTTTTTACCCAATGGAGGGTAAGGGTGCGGATATTGACCGCGAGCTGCTGCTTGATGGAGAAGCGCCGTTTGCTGAGAGCAGAAACTTAGTGTTCGGAAGAGTGTGGACGAGCAAAGCGGAAATTGCACGTGATAAGCGCGGGAATGACACCCATGTCCAGCAGGTAGAGCTGCCGATGTGGCAGGAGACGTACGCACGAAGTGCGGATGGTCGCCACAATGAACCCTATTTATATTACTTTACACAAGGGAAGCACAGCATCACTTTAGTTTCCGCTAAGGAAAAGATGCTTATTCGTTCTATCAAGCTGAACCAAGTTGAACAAGCGAAGGATTACGAAGCGGTTGCCGCTGAATATGAGTCGAATGGTTATAAAGATGCTTCTGATGTCATGATCAAGGTTCAAGGGGAATTAGCGGATCTGAAGTCAAGTCAAGTACTTTATCCGATGATGGATCGCAGTAGCCCTTCTACCGAGCCTTATCATATGTCTCAAATCCGACTCAATACGATCGGCGGCTTCAACTGGGCGGAATCCGGTCAGTGGATGACTTGGGATATAGAAGTGCCGGAAGATGGACTTTATCATATCGGCATTAAATATAAACAAAGCTTTCAACGAGGTATGATTTCTTATCGCAAAATGTATATTGACGGCAAGCTGCCGTTTCAGGAGGCTGATGGCATTGCCTTTGGTTTCTCAACGAACTGGGAAATGAATGAGCTTGGAGACGGGAAGAGTCCGTACCAATTTTATTTAACGAAAGGCAAGCATGAGATTAAGCTTGAAGTGACACTCGGAGAAATGGCATTGCTGCTGCGAACAGTGGAGTCCAGCGTGCTGGATCTAAATTATATTTTCCGGCGCATTATTATGGTGACGGGCGCGGTACCGGATGAATATCGGGATTATCAGCTTGATAAAAAAATTCCAGAGATGATTGAAGTCTTCACCAAACAAATTGAAGTGTTGAAATCTATAGTTGAGCGTGTAGAGAAAATATCTGGTGGCAGCAGTGATCGCACAGCTTCATTGAATCGGCTCATTTTTCAGCTGCAAGACATGGTAGATGCTCCAGAGACAATAGCACGCCGGTTAGAGACGTTCAAATCCAATACAAGTTCATTAGGAGATTGGATTTATTCCATCAATTATATGCCTTTATCGATTGATTATCTTGTCATTGCCTCTCCTGATAAGAAAATGCCTGCTGTCAAAGCGAAGTTTTTCAAAAGAATGAAGCATCAAGTGGGCACTTTCATGCTCTCTTTTTTCACCGACTACAATGTGCTCGGTTCGACGGAGAAAGGCAGTAAAAAAATTACGGTGTGGATGACGCAGGGTATTGATCAAGCAAAAATTGCAAAGCGGCTTATTGATGAGTCATTTACTCCTGAAACCGGAGTTGCCGTCGACATAAAAGTGGTCAGTGAAGGCGTGCTCATGCAAGCCATGCTGGCAGGACGCGGTCCTGATGTTTCCTTCGCTCTGCCGGAAGATAAGCCAGTCAATTATGCCTTACGGAATGCAGTGGAGGATTTATCCAAATATCCTGGGTTCGACAAGGTGAAGCAGCGCTTCCATGAGAGCGCATTAGTTCCTTATGAATTTAATAAGGGTACATTCGCACTGCCTATTGAGCAGCAATTTCCGGTTTTATTTTATCGGAAGGATATTCTTGAGGAAATGAATCTGGAAATTCCGCAAACATGGGAGGATGTCTTTGAGATTATTCCTGAGCTGCAGAAGCAAAACCTGTTATTCGGCTTCCCTATTCAGGTTTTGGTGAAAACGGGGGCGAACGTACAAGATAACGCTACATTGCCGGTTAACTTTACCTTTGGTACGATGCTGTTCCAAAACGGCGGGGAAATTTATCGCAAAGGTGATAAAGCCAGCGCACTAGATACTGAGGTGTCCGTAAAATCATTTATCGATTGGACGGAATTATATACGACCTATAAGCTGCCGTTAACGACCGACTTCGTCAACCGTTTCCGCAGTGGAGAGATGCCAATCGCGATTGCTGACTATACGAGATTCAATCTCATCAACGTCGTTGCACCGGAGCTGAAAGGACTATGGAATTTCACTCTTGTTCCAGGACTTGAGCAGGCTGACGGCAGTATTCACCGAGAAGTGCCTGCAACTGGAACAGCTGCTATTATGCTGAAGGATAGTAAGCATAAGGAGGAAGCATGGTCCTTCCTAGACTGGTGGACCAGCACGGACGTGCAGGCGAAGTACAGTCTTGAAATTGAAGCCATTTTCGGGCCGGCTGGAAGAACTTCCACAGCTAATCTGGAAGCGGTGGCTCGGATTCCTTGGCAGGTGAAGGATTACAACGTATTAATGGAGCAGTGGAAATGGGCAAAGGGATTGCCAGAGGTTGCTGGCGGATATTTCACTGGCCGTCATCTTGACAATGCGTTCCGCAGCGTCGTTATCTCTAACGAGGATCCACGTGAAGCGATAGACCATTATACGAAATTTATTAATGAGGAAATTGTGAAAAAACGAAAAGAGTTCGGCTTGCCAAACTAG
- a CDS encoding extracellular solute-binding protein, protein MKLKLLTMMLIFAMFVFTGCSQNSGSNAPKDEPTPSPTTETVEETATEAPPSTAPVDEKIDFKGGTIRIGQWWGMENYLNEEEKEMQRKAEEKYNVKIEYVTVPFAEIQSRIVTTSVAGQPFADIIMIPTEWAIPKMVKEGYLRNIDDLVDMKDPNWNQVMLKNGSYGGKQYSFTDKDNNGNGFYYNKTLIQKFGLEDPYELQEKGEWTWDKFLAMTKAATKDGVFGVTPYDTASSLTLPFIYSNNGSVTKDDQITFEEPEALEAIQFVSDLYNVHKVVGGSFVEGKALFYPGARWVSADFNGSLADDWGYVFFPKGPKATEYVVPITVNMWHLMADVENPKAVMTVWQELYERNPEKGYDGVIRGEEANFRSEEGLNTLRKMLGNGTVMQFFAYDGFQGYFNEAINNIMTGKATPASELARIKPLAQAAIDVTVKK, encoded by the coding sequence ATGAAGCTAAAATTATTAACGATGATGCTGATTTTTGCAATGTTTGTATTTACTGGATGCTCGCAAAATTCCGGATCTAATGCGCCTAAGGATGAGCCAACCCCGTCTCCTACAACGGAGACCGTCGAGGAGACGGCAACGGAAGCGCCACCTTCAACTGCGCCAGTCGATGAGAAGATTGACTTCAAAGGCGGAACGATTCGCATCGGGCAATGGTGGGGAATGGAAAACTATTTGAATGAGGAAGAGAAGGAAATGCAGCGTAAAGCAGAGGAAAAATACAATGTGAAAATTGAGTATGTAACCGTACCTTTCGCTGAGATTCAATCAAGAATAGTAACAACTTCCGTAGCAGGGCAGCCTTTTGCCGACATTATTATGATTCCGACGGAATGGGCTATTCCGAAGATGGTTAAAGAGGGGTATCTTCGCAATATTGACGACCTAGTGGATATGAAAGACCCTAACTGGAATCAAGTTATGTTGAAGAATGGCAGCTACGGCGGGAAGCAGTACAGCTTCACCGACAAGGACAATAACGGCAATGGATTCTACTATAACAAAACGTTAATTCAGAAATTCGGTTTAGAAGATCCTTATGAATTGCAGGAAAAGGGCGAATGGACTTGGGATAAGTTTCTAGCGATGACCAAAGCTGCTACGAAGGATGGCGTATTCGGCGTAACTCCTTATGATACAGCTTCGAGCCTAACGCTTCCTTTCATTTACTCTAATAACGGATCTGTAACGAAAGATGACCAAATTACATTCGAGGAACCGGAAGCATTAGAAGCTATTCAGTTTGTCTCCGATTTATACAATGTTCATAAAGTTGTGGGCGGATCTTTTGTGGAAGGTAAAGCGCTATTCTATCCTGGAGCTCGTTGGGTTTCAGCAGATTTCAATGGCAGCTTGGCTGATGACTGGGGTTATGTATTCTTTCCTAAGGGTCCTAAAGCAACCGAATATGTTGTTCCAATAACTGTAAACATGTGGCATCTGATGGCGGATGTAGAAAACCCAAAAGCAGTTATGACAGTTTGGCAGGAGCTTTATGAGAGAAACCCTGAAAAAGGCTATGATGGCGTAATTCGTGGAGAAGAAGCTAACTTTAGAAGTGAAGAGGGCCTCAATACGCTGCGTAAAATGCTTGGTAACGGAACGGTGATGCAGTTCTTTGCCTATGATGGCTTTCAGGGCTATTTCAATGAAGCGATTAATAATATCATGACTGGAAAAGCGACACCTGCAAGTGAGCTTGCGAGAATTAAACCGCTTGCTCAGGCTGCAATTGATGTGACTGTGAAGAAATAA
- a CDS encoding response regulator, with translation MYYKVLLVDDEVWVAESLKASVNWHANGFEVVGMAHNGTEALTMFEAILPDIVFTDIRMPGMNGLELIKKARELPHKAQFIVVSGYAEFAYAQKALSYGALAYCLKPFDEQDIISILSKFKKNNEAQHETAENPLQLFLEEPNETNRIRLTRKLEQYGLIDGFNDGVGLIVCSTIGNESVQASENYLQVKIGRSKSLYLVAWAQLEKTINEISKGMPDRIRGIGVSEKITEIEKLKESVEIANSLADHYFIAGKAAIFRKKTPIRKPFNEMLKRIDDAIRIGDIAAANVAFDQVLVLFREGSLTMSHALQLYNIVLSFMYQFGIELSDKMLYSNELLLASFGSLSEMIHCLRQYVSRYILEATENVSQEISNETFRAILNYVNQNYIQDISIQSLSIKFYTNPSYISQLFKKEVGETFTAYIAKLRITYACKLLGNTNLMVGEIAEKAGYQDYFYFTKIFKKVVGTTPSRFRAEMKLA, from the coding sequence ATGTATTATAAGGTTCTGCTAGTTGATGATGAAGTATGGGTTGCTGAGAGTCTTAAGGCGAGTGTTAATTGGCATGCTAATGGGTTTGAGGTTGTAGGAATGGCTCATAACGGGACAGAGGCACTGACCATGTTTGAAGCTATACTTCCCGATATCGTATTCACCGATATCCGTATGCCAGGTATGAATGGTCTGGAGCTAATCAAAAAAGCACGTGAGCTTCCGCATAAAGCGCAATTTATTGTCGTAAGCGGCTATGCAGAATTTGCTTATGCGCAGAAGGCGCTCTCTTATGGTGCGCTTGCGTATTGCCTTAAGCCGTTCGATGAACAGGATATTATATCGATCCTAAGCAAATTTAAGAAAAATAATGAAGCACAACATGAGACAGCTGAAAATCCACTTCAATTATTTTTGGAAGAACCAAACGAAACGAATCGCATTAGGCTTACACGCAAGCTCGAACAATATGGCCTAATCGATGGCTTTAATGATGGAGTTGGCCTAATCGTCTGTTCCACTATCGGTAATGAGTCAGTACAGGCTTCAGAGAACTATTTGCAGGTTAAGATCGGAAGATCAAAGTCTCTGTATCTCGTGGCATGGGCTCAATTGGAGAAGACAATTAATGAAATAAGCAAAGGGATGCCTGATCGGATCCGTGGAATTGGCGTAAGTGAAAAAATAACAGAAATAGAGAAACTAAAGGAATCGGTTGAAATCGCGAATTCATTAGCTGATCATTATTTTATTGCTGGTAAAGCAGCGATATTTCGCAAAAAAACCCCGATACGCAAACCTTTTAACGAAATGCTGAAGAGAATTGATGATGCTATTCGAATAGGTGATATAGCTGCTGCGAATGTTGCTTTTGACCAAGTACTCGTCCTGTTCAGAGAAGGCAGTCTGACTATGAGCCATGCACTCCAGCTTTATAATATCGTACTTTCATTCATGTACCAATTTGGAATTGAGTTGTCCGATAAGATGTTATATAGCAATGAACTGCTGCTTGCTTCTTTTGGCTCCCTATCTGAAATGATTCATTGTTTACGTCAATATGTAAGCAGATATATTCTTGAAGCGACCGAAAACGTCTCACAAGAAATTAGCAATGAAACCTTTAGAGCTATTCTGAACTATGTGAATCAAAATTACATTCAAGATATATCGATACAGAGCTTATCGATCAAGTTTTATACAAACCCTAGTTATATCAGTCAATTATTCAAAAAGGAAGTAGGCGAGACGTTTACAGCATATATCGCCAAATTACGCATTACCTATGCCTGTAAACTCCTTGGCAATACTAATTTAATGGTGGGTGAAATTGCAGAAAAGGCGGGATATCAGGATTATTTCTACTTCACAAAAATTTTCAAAAAAGTTGTTGGTACCACGCCATCAAGGTTCCGTGCGGAGATGAAGCTCGCGTAG
- a CDS encoding histidine kinase, translating into MSLLRKLSIRSQLSIIALSITFVLLFILCTSYLQMAKIISSNSEKYSSEIVDMIPKDALMRDLNAIRFSFIWIFVFGAVFAAVMFIIITSNILLHKNDSLVKELLDTNEVLSFMQLEKKKAELAYLRCQINPHFLYNTLEMIKGMAAVKGVLEIREAAALLGSIFHYSVKGGENVPLDKELSIIESYLQIQKLRFGTRFSVIFDIDGLARNCHVPKMILQPIVENAVYHGLELNEKQGLLRISAYLDVYRDLIIVIEDDGVGMNQAQLERVQSTLSDLEPNGLLIGERDNSIGFANVNVRIKLICGSEYGLDIVSKEGEGTRVTVKLSTKGEFSNVL; encoded by the coding sequence GTGTCCTTGCTGCGTAAGCTTTCGATTCGTTCACAGTTATCCATAATCGCGTTATCCATCACCTTTGTCTTACTTTTCATCTTATGTACCAGTTATTTGCAAATGGCTAAGATCATTAGCTCAAACAGTGAAAAATATTCGAGCGAGATTGTAGATATGATCCCTAAAGACGCACTGATGCGCGACTTGAACGCGATTCGTTTTTCTTTTATTTGGATATTTGTGTTTGGAGCTGTTTTCGCAGCAGTTATGTTCATTATTATTACAAGCAACATTTTGCTTCACAAGAACGATTCCTTAGTGAAAGAGCTTCTGGATACAAATGAGGTGCTTTCCTTCATGCAGCTAGAGAAGAAGAAAGCTGAGCTTGCATACCTGCGCTGCCAAATTAATCCTCATTTTCTCTATAATACGCTGGAAATGATCAAAGGAATGGCTGCAGTAAAAGGGGTTCTTGAAATTAGAGAGGCTGCCGCTTTGCTTGGAAGTATATTTCATTATAGCGTTAAGGGGGGAGAAAATGTTCCCCTGGACAAGGAGCTTTCTATCATCGAGTCATATTTACAAATTCAAAAGCTGCGTTTTGGTACCCGCTTTAGCGTGATATTTGATATCGATGGTCTTGCCCGCAACTGCCATGTGCCGAAGATGATTTTGCAGCCAATTGTCGAAAATGCGGTTTATCACGGACTAGAGTTAAATGAGAAGCAAGGTTTATTAAGGATAAGCGCTTATCTGGATGTGTACAGAGACTTGATTATCGTCATTGAGGACGATGGGGTAGGGATGAATCAAGCTCAACTGGAGCGGGTCCAATCTACATTGTCGGACTTGGAGCCGAATGGATTGCTGATAGGCGAGAGAGATAACAGCATCGGTTTTGCCAATGTGAATGTAAGGATCAAGCTGATCTGTGGTTCAGAGTATGGACTTGATATTGTTAGCAAGGAAGGTGAAGGAACTCGGGTAACGGTGAAGCTGTCGACGAAGGGGGAATTTTCGAATGTATTATAA
- a CDS encoding DUF4091 domain-containing protein, whose translation MNWQIFDVNEWVYPDTELSNAGARSINLETARGTYIGCQILMEGLPSNVKITWEYVSAESEFVKNTSMYQLIDVQVNENTGPDYSTVPVGTPADYVTRLAPFRVYDALKPVGEEFQARAEKDALYVCWKVDESANPHQHVGELRFHIDGNSYVIPVEIEVFKAKVAKEETLSITNWFSFGNIAKWHNLEKWSEPFWNMVYQYGEAMRRTRQTHFLVGMELVDIKETGSGSYEFDFSRVETLIKMFLGLGFTRIEGGHIAGRRGWDDSFFVLNYDTNIKATSPEGYTFISQYLSSWNKFLATNGWLSLTIQHIADEPLEESAQDYRVLAGIVRKYMPGVPLIDAIIHTELEGALDIWVPTNRDYDRNKSAYERIQAGGDTLWFYTCWNPGGHYMNRFLDIPLLKTRFLHWGNYLYKMNGYLHWGLNYYLEGQDPFELTNPMLAPSVHAKRVPAGDTHIVYPGTDGPWLSMRLESMRMGIEDYELLQQIAQADRKIADELVNSCMTSFTEANTDAAAFQQVHRRLLEAASI comes from the coding sequence ATGAATTGGCAAATATTCGATGTGAATGAGTGGGTTTATCCGGATACTGAATTATCAAATGCAGGGGCGAGAAGCATTAATCTAGAGACGGCGCGAGGCACCTATATTGGCTGTCAAATATTGATGGAGGGGCTCCCTTCTAATGTGAAAATAACATGGGAATATGTCTCGGCCGAGTCTGAATTTGTGAAGAATACGTCCATGTATCAGCTAATTGATGTTCAAGTGAATGAGAATACAGGGCCTGATTATTCCACCGTACCTGTAGGTACTCCAGCCGATTATGTAACACGACTTGCGCCGTTCCGTGTGTACGATGCTCTAAAGCCGGTCGGCGAGGAATTCCAAGCGCGTGCTGAAAAAGATGCCCTATATGTTTGCTGGAAAGTGGACGAATCCGCAAATCCACATCAGCATGTCGGAGAGCTCCGTTTTCATATTGATGGCAATAGCTATGTCATTCCTGTTGAAATAGAGGTCTTTAAAGCTAAAGTTGCCAAAGAGGAAACGCTGTCGATTACGAATTGGTTCTCATTTGGCAATATTGCAAAGTGGCATAACCTCGAAAAATGGTCGGAGCCCTTCTGGAACATGGTTTACCAATACGGAGAAGCGATGCGCCGGACTCGTCAAACTCATTTCTTAGTTGGCATGGAATTGGTTGATATCAAGGAAACGGGAAGCGGAAGCTATGAATTTGACTTCTCGCGTGTCGAGACGTTAATCAAAATGTTTCTAGGTCTGGGCTTCACCCGTATAGAAGGCGGGCATATAGCTGGTCGAAGAGGCTGGGACGATTCTTTTTTCGTTTTAAACTATGATACCAACATAAAAGCAACAAGCCCGGAAGGCTATACATTTATATCGCAATACCTATCTTCCTGGAACAAGTTCCTTGCCACTAATGGCTGGTTGAGCTTAACCATACAGCATATTGCTGATGAACCGCTTGAAGAGTCGGCTCAAGATTATCGGGTCTTGGCAGGCATAGTTAGAAAGTACATGCCGGGGGTACCACTTATTGACGCAATCATTCATACGGAACTGGAAGGGGCATTAGATATTTGGGTGCCCACGAATAGGGACTATGATCGTAACAAATCAGCTTACGAAAGAATCCAGGCTGGCGGCGATACGCTATGGTTTTATACATGTTGGAACCCAGGCGGTCATTATATGAATCGCTTTCTAGATATTCCGCTTCTCAAAACAAGATTTCTGCACTGGGGCAATTACTTATACAAAATGAATGGATATCTCCACTGGGGATTGAATTATTACCTGGAAGGCCAAGATCCATTTGAATTGACAAATCCCATGCTTGCTCCAAGCGTTCACGCCAAAAGGGTGCCTGCCGGCGATACTCATATCGTCTATCCGGGTACGGATGGACCTTGGCTAAGCATGAGGCTGGAGTCGATGAGGATGGGCATTGAGGATTATGAATTGCTTCAACAGATAGCTCAAGCTGACCGTAAAATAGCGGATGAGCTAGTAAACTCCTGCATGACAAGCTTTACAGAAGCAAATACCGATGCAGCAGCATTTCAGCAAGTACATCGACGATTGCTAGAAGCCGCATCCATCTGA
- a CDS encoding metallophosphoesterase family protein: protein MSNKMKFREDGTFVIVQFSDVEFIDAGDYDPDTPEFNRMTRATMESVIKQEKPDLIVFAGDVTASARGNDPIQSLRDAVAVAEESGIPWAAVFGNHDSEGAVSRDQMHEEQLAHSYCVAEADPPNVSGSGNYIITLLDQNDETAAALYFLDSGDYSSNPSVGGYDWIQRDQIEWYVSESQKLSSINNDSPLPALAFFHIPLPEYQEVWNNQTCLGHCFDGVSAPVINSGFFSAMVEMGDVMGTFVGHDHANDFSGTLHGIRLCYGRSTRYVSYVDNVRKDHFQTGARVIRLKAGERNFDTWIRQNDGTIAVLPEHYPNQSD, encoded by the coding sequence ATGAGCAATAAAATGAAATTTCGTGAGGATGGTACCTTCGTCATTGTCCAATTCTCCGATGTGGAGTTTATAGACGCGGGAGATTATGACCCGGATACACCGGAATTTAATCGCATGACAAGGGCGACAATGGAAAGCGTTATCAAACAAGAGAAGCCGGATCTAATCGTATTTGCCGGTGATGTTACAGCTAGCGCCAGAGGAAATGATCCGATTCAATCCTTACGCGATGCTGTCGCGGTAGCGGAGGAGAGCGGCATACCATGGGCAGCTGTATTCGGCAATCATGATTCAGAAGGAGCCGTTTCTCGTGATCAAATGCATGAAGAACAGCTAGCCCACAGCTACTGTGTCGCTGAAGCCGATCCACCGAATGTAAGCGGGTCTGGTAATTATATCATTACTCTTCTTGACCAAAATGATGAAACGGCCGCTGCTTTGTATTTCCTGGACAGCGGTGATTATTCTTCTAACCCGTCGGTTGGCGGCTATGACTGGATTCAAAGAGATCAAATTGAATGGTATGTCTCCGAATCGCAGAAATTGTCGTCCATTAACAATGATTCGCCCTTACCAGCACTGGCGTTCTTTCATATTCCTCTGCCGGAGTATCAAGAGGTATGGAATAATCAGACTTGTCTGGGACACTGCTTTGATGGAGTAAGCGCACCGGTTATAAATTCCGGTTTCTTCTCGGCGATGGTGGAGATGGGAGATGTAATGGGGACATTTGTTGGTCATGATCATGCGAATGACTTTAGCGGAACGCTGCATGGTATCCGCCTTTGTTATGGCCGATCTACGCGATATGTGAGTTATGTTGATAATGTCCGCAAGGATCATTTTCAAACGGGAGCAAGAGTTATCCGATTAAAGGCAGGCGAGCGGAATTTCGATACATGGATTCGCCAAAATGACGGAACGATTGCGGTTTTGCCTGAGCATTATCCGAACCAGTCCGACTAA